In the Phaseolus vulgaris cultivar G19833 chromosome 7, P. vulgaris v2.0, whole genome shotgun sequence genome, one interval contains:
- the LOC137828334 gene encoding polygalacturonase-like: MNFSTITIFLYFFVINFALLQSANIDISKFGGKPNGDISKALTSAWAEACSSTTASKIVIPSGTYQMTHVEVKGPCKAPIEIQVDGTIKAPPKPEDVSGEQWLRIGYVDQLTMSGNGVFDGQGATAWKQNECAKKFACKNLGMNFGFNFINNSIIRDITSKDSKHFHVNVLGCNNFTFDGFKVSAPGDSHNTDGIHIGRSTGVNVLNTDIATGDDCVSLGDGSRQVLIQKVNCGPGHGISIGSLGKYKEEEPVEGVTVKGCTLKGTTNGVRIKTWPNEPGTITVNDMKFEDITMDNVQNPIIIDQEYCPNNQCSKGSPSKVKISKVSFKGIKGTSATKEGIILACSSGVPCEGVEIGDVTLTYNGGPIIAKCSNVKPTITGKAPACGDGATDTKQSDSATDKKQSDSTTDKKQSGSTTDKKESTDKKQSSDKKQKE, from the exons atgaatttctctacgattacaatatttttatatttttttgtaattaattttgCTTTACTTCAATCTGCAAATATTGATATATCAAAATTTGGAGGAAAACCAAATGGAGATATAAGCAAG GCTTTGACAAGTGCATGGGCTGAAGCATGTTCATCCACAACTGCTTCTAAAATTGTGATTCCAAGTGGGACATATCAAATGACCCATGTAGAAGTAAAAGGTCCTTGCAAGGCTCCTATTGAAATTCAAGTTGATGGCACAATTAAAGCACCTCCGAAACCAGAGGATGTTAGTGGTGAGCAATGGCTCAGGATTGGTTATGTTGACCAGTTAACGATGTCTGGTAATGGAGTTTTTGATGGTCAAGGTGCAACTGCTTGGAAACAAAATGAGTGTGCGAAAAAATTTGCTTGCAAAAACCTTGGCATG AACTTCGGTTTTAATTTCATCAATAATTCAATAATTCGTGACATTACTAGCAAGGACAGCAAACACTTTCATGTCAATGTTTTGGGTTGCAACAATTTCACATTTGACGGATTTAAAGTAAGTGCTCCAGGTGATAGCCACAACACCGATGGCATCCACATTGGAAGATCCACCGGTGTGAATGTTCTTAATACAGATATTGCCACCGGAGATGATTGTGTCTCATTGGGTGACGGTAGCAGACAAGTACTTATCCAAAAGGTGAACTGTGGACCTGGTCATGGTATTAGTATTGGAAGCCTTGGGAAGTACAAGGAAGAAGAGCCTGTTGAAGGTGTTACAGTTAAGGGCTGCACTTTGAAAGGAACTACGAATGGAGTGAGGATTAAGACATGGCCTAACGAGCCAGGAACAATTACAGTTAATGACATGAAATTTGAAGATATTACCATGGATAATGTGCAGAACCCTATCATCATAGACCAAGAGTATTGTCCAAACAACCAATGCTCCAAAGGG AGTCCATCAAAAGTAAAGATAAGCAAAGTTTCCTTCAAGGGTATTAAGGGAACTTCAGCAACTAAAGAAGGAATTATTCTTGCTTGTAGTAGTGGTGTACCATGTGAGGGTGTTGAGATAGGTGATGTTACACTCACATACAACGGAGGTCCGATAATAGCTAAATGTAGTAATGTCAAGCCAACAATAACAGGGAAAGCCCCTGCCTGCGGTGATGGGGCTACTGATACAAAGCAAAGTGATTCTGCTACTGATAAAAAGCAAAGTGATTCTACTACTGATAAAAAACAAAGTGGTTCTACTACGGATAAAAAAGAGAGCACTGATAAAAAACAGAGCAGtgataaaaaacaaaaagagtAA
- the LOC137828256 gene encoding polygalacturonase-like: MNFSTITIFLYFFVINFALLQSANIDISKFGGKPNGDISKALTSAWAEACSSTTASKIVIPSGTYQMTHVEVKGPCKAPIEIQVDGTIKAPPKPEDVGGEQWLRIGYVDQLTMSGNGVFDGQGATAWKQNECVKKFACKNLGMNFGFNFINNSIIRDITSKDSKHFHVNVLGCNNFTFDGFKVSAPGDSHNTDGIHIGRSTGVNVLNTDIATGDDCVSLGDGSRQVLIQKVNCGPGHGISIGSLGKYKEEEPVEGVTVKGCTLKGTTNGVRIKTWPNEPGTITVNDMKFEDITMDNVQNPIIIDQEYCPNNQCSKGSPSKVKISKVSFKGIKGTSATKEGIILACSSGVPCEGVEIGDVTLTYNGGPIIAKCSNVKPTITGKAPACGDGATDTKQSDSATDKKQSDSTTDKKQSGSTTDKKESTDKKQSSDKKQKE; this comes from the exons atgaatttctctacgattacaatatttttatatttttttgtaattaattttgCTTTACTTCAATCTGCAAATATTGATATATCAAAATTTGGAGGAAAACCAAATGGAGATATAAGCAAG GCTTTGACAAGTGCATGGGCTGAAGCATGTTCATCCACAACTGCTTCTAAAATTGTGATTCCAAGTGGGACATATCAAATGACCCATGTAGAAGTAAAAGGTCCTTGCAAGGCTCCTATTGAAATTCAAGTTGATGGCACAATTAAAGCACCTCCGAAACCAGAGGATGTTGGTGGTGAGCAATGGCTCAGGATTGGTTATGTTGACCAGTTAACGATGTCTGGTAATGGAGTTTTTGATGGTCAAGGTGCAACTGCTTGGAAACAAAATGAGTGTGTGAAAAAATTTGCTTGCAAAAACCTTGGCATG AACTTCGGTTTTAATTTCATCAATAATTCAATAATTCGTGACATTACTAGCAAGGACAGCAAACACTTTCATGTCAATGTTTTGGGTTGCAACAATTTCACATTTGACGGATTTAAAGTAAGTGCTCCAGGTGATAGCCACAACACCGATGGCATCCACATTGGAAGATCCACCGGTGTGAATGTTCTTAATACAGATATTGCCACCGGAGATGATTGTGTCTCATTGGGTGACGGTAGCAGACAAGTACTTATCCAAAAGGTGAACTGTGGACCTGGTCATGGTATTAGTATTGGAAGCCTTGGGAAGTACAAGGAAGAAGAGCCTGTTGAAGGTGTTACAGTTAAGGGCTGCACTTTGAAAGGAACTACGAATGGAGTGAGGATTAAGACATGGCCTAACGAGCCAGGAACAATTACAGTTAATGACATGAAATTTGAAGATATTACCATGGATAATGTGCAGAACCCTATCATCATAGACCAAGAGTATTGTCCAAACAACCAATGCTCCAAAGGG AGTCCATCAAAAGTAAAGATAAGCAAAGTTTCCTTCAAGGGTATTAAGGGAACTTCAGCAACTAAAGAAGGAATTATTCTTGCTTGTAGTAGTGGTGTACCATGTGAGGGTGTTGAGATAGGTGATGTTACACTCACATACAACGGAGGTCCGATAATAGCTAAATGTAGTAATGTCAAGCCAACAATAACAGGGAAAGCCCCTGCCTGCGGTGATGGGGCTACTGATACAAAGCAAAGTGATTCTGCTACTGATAAAAAGCAAAGTGATTCTACTACTGATAAAAAACAAAGTGGTTCTACTACGGATAAAAAAGAGAGCACTGATAAAAAACAGAGCAGtgataaaaaacaaaaagagtAA